In the Harmonia axyridis chromosome 3, icHarAxyr1.1, whole genome shotgun sequence genome, one interval contains:
- the LOC123675345 gene encoding uncharacterized protein LOC123675345 — MAKVYHQAIAIRTGLILTSRKPYEYVPKAVMENENYRLYWDTLMETDRPVAHNRPDIVIFDKVKKETNIIDVTVPADDNISRAYTEKITKYEDLAFELKKIYNLRKVYIIPLIITTNGLVETHLGENTALLGLDQDIISTAQKEVVLWTTRIVRKFLVNG; from the coding sequence ATGGCTAAAGTTTACCACCAAGCGATAGCTATAAGAACTGGATTGATACTCACCTCAAGGAAGCCGTACGAATACGTGCCAAAAGCGGTCATGGAAAATGAGAATTACAGGCTCTACTGGGACACCCTGATGGAGACGGATAGGCCGGTTGCACACAACAGACCGGATATTGTTATCTTCGACAAAGTTAAAAAGGAGACAAATATTATCGACGTCACTGTGCCTGCAGATGATAACATTTCTAGAGCATACAccgaaaaaattacaaaatacgaAGATCTCGCTTTCgagctgaaaaaaatttataatctcAGAAAGGTGTATATTATCCCGCTCATAATCACGACGAACGGCCTGGTGGAGACACATCTGGGAGAGAACACAGCTCTATTGGGATTGGATCAGGACATCATAAGCACGGCGCAGAAGGAGGTAGTCCTGTGGACGACAAGAATAGTCCGAAAATTTCTTGTCAATGGCTGA